In Gemmata obscuriglobus, a single genomic region encodes these proteins:
- a CDS encoding hsp70 family protein, producing the protein MGRYLVGIDLGTTNIAVAYVDTASRAAGGPRLNTFHVPQVVAAGQVQSRELLPSFLYIPGPHDLAPGAIDLPWKKGPPDTAGLFARNHGAKVPGRQISSAKSWLCHPGVDRTAPLLPWAGPPDVPRLSPLEVSAKYLKHIVEAWNAAPNRKPEDKLEEQTVVVTVPASFDDVARNLTAEAAKQAGLKHVTLLEEPQAAFYAWLGTHSPQEAGMLKPGMRCLVVDVGGGTSDFSLIRAGEEQGELTFIRDAVGDHLLLGGDNMDLALAKAVEAKLPGGRLDAAQFGALVQACRTAKEALLADPPPPSYPVTVVGKGRSVVGGTVSINITAQDVAAALFDGFFPNAPFDADPAKGPRTGLQEMGLPYVSDPAVSRHLAAFLRQQLQDGAGARVDAILFNGGVFQPEVLRQRVVEVMRPWFERTENKTGGGSLTKWDPLVLTSPSLDLAVAWGAAYFAWLKHSGGRRIGGGIPRSYYVAVEADGGAAPGVPVLCVVPRRMQEGEEVKMPEPVLELALGEPVLFPLFTSTVRGDDKPGQVLRLAEESLMRLPPLHTILRGGKRAGAKRVPVTLAAKCTEIGTLELYCETKEGNRWRLEFNVRDVLREPTKEDTEADAAGAVIDVFPEEKVQAAGGLVSATFGDPAPADAPSTSDLPKLIEAALESPRGDWPTGLCRRLWEFLEPAAGGRSKSPGHLSRWYNLTGFALRPGFGDPVDRYRVEALWKLITAAASGQAAGGAKKATVPEGGADYWIMWRRVSGGLNAALQQALFSRLKPTLLPVKGKAFSRPPANEYAEMWRAAASLERLDAKTRETLGAAVLRDCKKAPVPTYAFWALTRLGARVQFYGPLNSVVHPEIVEQWIDELLPFAPGNESEKNAWLFCLSQLARRSGLRAVDVSESTRQRVLEALRAHPCPAAWPRMVDEVVAAEGEEASRLFGESLPIGLRLSRG; encoded by the coding sequence ATGGGACGCTACCTCGTCGGAATCGATCTCGGCACCACGAACATCGCGGTGGCCTACGTGGACACCGCGAGCCGGGCCGCCGGCGGGCCGCGGCTCAACACGTTCCACGTGCCGCAGGTGGTCGCGGCCGGTCAGGTGCAGAGCCGCGAACTGCTGCCGTCGTTCCTGTACATCCCGGGGCCGCACGACCTCGCCCCCGGTGCGATCGACCTCCCCTGGAAGAAGGGGCCGCCCGATACGGCGGGCCTGTTCGCCCGCAACCACGGGGCGAAGGTCCCCGGAAGGCAGATCTCCAGCGCGAAGTCGTGGCTGTGTCACCCGGGGGTCGATCGTACCGCGCCGCTGCTGCCGTGGGCGGGGCCGCCGGACGTGCCCCGGCTCTCCCCGCTGGAAGTGAGCGCGAAGTACCTCAAGCACATCGTCGAGGCGTGGAACGCGGCCCCCAACCGCAAGCCCGAAGACAAGCTCGAAGAGCAAACGGTCGTGGTGACCGTGCCCGCGTCGTTCGACGACGTGGCCCGGAACCTCACCGCGGAGGCGGCCAAACAGGCCGGGTTGAAGCACGTCACGCTGCTGGAGGAGCCGCAAGCGGCGTTCTACGCGTGGCTCGGCACCCACTCGCCCCAGGAAGCCGGGATGCTGAAGCCCGGGATGCGGTGTCTTGTCGTGGACGTGGGCGGCGGTACGTCGGACTTCAGTCTGATCCGCGCCGGCGAGGAGCAGGGGGAACTCACGTTCATCCGCGACGCGGTGGGCGATCACCTGCTGCTCGGCGGCGACAACATGGACCTCGCGCTGGCGAAGGCGGTGGAGGCGAAGCTCCCCGGCGGGCGCCTCGACGCCGCACAGTTCGGGGCGCTCGTTCAGGCGTGCCGGACTGCGAAGGAAGCGCTGCTCGCCGATCCCCCGCCCCCCAGCTACCCGGTCACGGTCGTAGGTAAGGGGCGCAGCGTCGTCGGCGGAACGGTGTCGATCAACATCACCGCCCAGGACGTGGCCGCCGCCCTGTTCGACGGGTTCTTCCCGAACGCGCCGTTCGACGCCGACCCCGCGAAGGGGCCGCGCACCGGCTTGCAGGAGATGGGGCTCCCCTATGTGAGCGATCCGGCCGTTTCGCGTCACCTGGCGGCGTTCCTGCGCCAGCAGTTGCAGGACGGGGCCGGCGCGCGTGTGGACGCGATCCTGTTCAACGGGGGCGTGTTCCAGCCCGAGGTGCTGCGCCAGCGGGTGGTCGAGGTGATGCGCCCGTGGTTCGAGCGGACTGAGAACAAAACAGGAGGTGGTTCCCTCACTAAATGGGACCCGCTCGTGCTCACCAGCCCGTCGCTGGACCTGGCGGTGGCGTGGGGCGCGGCGTACTTCGCGTGGCTCAAGCACTCGGGCGGGCGCCGCATCGGGGGCGGCATCCCGCGGTCGTACTACGTCGCGGTGGAGGCGGACGGCGGAGCCGCGCCGGGCGTCCCGGTGTTGTGTGTGGTGCCGCGGCGCATGCAGGAAGGCGAGGAGGTGAAGATGCCCGAGCCGGTGCTGGAACTGGCGCTCGGCGAGCCGGTGCTGTTCCCCCTCTTCACCTCCACCGTGCGCGGCGACGACAAGCCGGGGCAGGTGCTGCGCCTCGCCGAAGAGTCGCTGATGCGGCTCCCCCCGCTGCACACCATCCTGCGCGGCGGGAAGCGGGCGGGCGCCAAGCGGGTGCCGGTCACGCTCGCGGCCAAGTGTACCGAAATCGGGACGCTGGAGCTGTACTGCGAAACGAAGGAAGGGAACCGGTGGCGGCTGGAGTTCAACGTCCGCGACGTGCTCCGCGAGCCCACCAAGGAGGACACCGAAGCCGACGCCGCCGGTGCGGTGATCGACGTGTTCCCCGAAGAGAAGGTGCAGGCCGCCGGCGGGCTGGTTTCCGCCACGTTCGGCGACCCAGCGCCGGCCGACGCGCCGTCCACGTCCGATCTGCCCAAGCTGATTGAGGCGGCCCTCGAATCGCCGCGCGGCGACTGGCCCACCGGGCTGTGCCGGCGGCTGTGGGAGTTCCTCGAACCGGCTGCCGGGGGCCGGTCGAAGTCCCCGGGGCACCTGTCGCGGTGGTACAACCTCACCGGGTTCGCACTACGCCCCGGGTTCGGCGACCCGGTGGACCGCTACCGCGTTGAGGCGCTCTGGAAGCTCATCACCGCCGCGGCAAGCGGCCAGGCCGCCGGGGGCGCGAAGAAGGCCACCGTGCCCGAGGGCGGGGCCGATTACTGGATCATGTGGCGGCGGGTGAGCGGCGGGCTGAACGCCGCGCTCCAGCAGGCCCTGTTCTCGCGGCTCAAACCGACCCTGTTGCCCGTAAAGGGTAAGGCCTTCTCGCGCCCGCCGGCTAACGAGTACGCCGAAATGTGGCGCGCCGCCGCCAGCCTCGAACGGCTCGACGCCAAGACCCGCGAGACGCTCGGCGCCGCGGTGCTGCGCGACTGCAAGAAGGCGCCCGTGCCGACGTACGCGTTCTGGGCGCTGACCCGCCTGGGCGCGCGGGTCCAGTTCTACGGCCCGTTGAATTCGGTGGTCCACCCTGAGATAGTTGAGCAGTGGATCGACGAACTGCTGCCGTTCGCGCCGGGCAACGAGAGCGAGAAAAACGCCTGGCTGTTCTGCCTGTCCCAGCTCGCCCGGCGGAGCGGGCTGCGCGCCGTCGACGTAAGCGAATCGACGCGCCAGCGCGTGCTGGAGGCGCTGCGGGCGCACCCGTGCCCGGCGGCGTGGCCGCGGATGGTGGACGAGGTCGTCGCGGCCGAGGGCGAGGAGGCGTCGCGGCTGTTCGGCGAGAGCCTCCCGATCGGGCTGCGGCTGTCGCGAGGGTGA
- a CDS encoding hydantoinase/oxoprolinase family protein, with protein sequence MATTILGLDIGGANLKAATHDKRAVSVPFPLWKQPDKLPAALADLVAKFPDADELAVTMTGELCDCFETKRDGVHAIIKAVRFASAARPIRVWSTDGAFLNSEEAKAHHMKVAAANWHALATLAGQYVPEGRAILVDVGSTTTDIIPILDGKPVPRGLTDYDRLFNHELIYTGTRRTPVCAIKPWLTAAELFATTLDVYLTLNLIPENPNDCDTADGRPATRKHAHARLARMYCADATEVPEDHTRTLAEGVRDEQLAKIRHAVGVVRDRLKYMQADGSTSFLRRLILKRFEKTGEPSYDLLENGGDDLLTEGPKICEIVSGSGEFLARAATSADISLNDQLGPEVSACAPAYAVAVLAAERPA encoded by the coding sequence ATGGCAACAACAATCTTAGGGCTGGACATCGGCGGCGCAAACCTGAAGGCGGCGACGCACGACAAGCGCGCGGTTTCGGTGCCGTTCCCGCTGTGGAAGCAACCGGACAAGTTGCCGGCCGCTCTCGCGGACCTGGTCGCCAAATTTCCCGACGCCGACGAACTCGCCGTCACGATGACCGGCGAGTTGTGCGACTGCTTCGAGACGAAGCGGGACGGCGTCCACGCGATCATTAAAGCCGTCCGGTTCGCGAGCGCGGCCCGGCCGATCCGCGTCTGGAGCACCGACGGGGCGTTTCTTAACAGCGAGGAGGCGAAAGCACACCACATGAAGGTGGCCGCGGCGAACTGGCACGCGCTGGCGACCTTGGCGGGCCAGTACGTACCCGAGGGGCGCGCGATTCTCGTCGATGTCGGTTCCACCACCACCGACATTATTCCGATCCTCGACGGCAAACCGGTGCCGCGCGGGCTGACCGATTACGACCGGCTGTTTAACCACGAACTGATTTACACCGGCACCCGGCGCACACCGGTGTGCGCGATCAAACCGTGGCTGACCGCTGCCGAATTGTTCGCCACCACGCTCGACGTGTACCTGACCCTCAACCTGATTCCCGAGAACCCGAATGACTGCGACACCGCCGATGGGCGCCCGGCAACCCGAAAGCACGCCCACGCCCGGCTCGCCCGAATGTACTGTGCGGACGCGACCGAAGTGCCAGAGGACCACACCCGCACGCTGGCCGAAGGGGTGCGTGACGAACAACTCGCAAAGATCCGCCATGCCGTCGGCGTTGTTCGGGATCGGCTGAAATATATGCAAGCGGACGGCAGCACGTCGTTCTTACGCCGCCTCATACTCAAGCGTTTCGAAAAGACGGGAGAGCCCTCTTATGATCTCCTCGAGAACGGCGGCGACGACCTGCTCACCGAAGGCCCAAAGATTTGCGAAATCGTCTCGGGCTCCGGCGAGTTCCTCGCACGGGCGGCGACGTCCGCGGACATTTCGCTGAACGACCAACTCGGTCCCGAGGTGTCCGCTTGCGCACCGGCGTATGCGGTCGCGGTGCTGGCCGCGGAGCGTCCGGCATGA
- a CDS encoding WD40 repeat domain-containing protein, protein MSIFDKRLIDPDEGALAGALGRAMRAANRDNRYQDNRMSRDAAFWGRFSQDVLRSGGAAGRRRSCKGGRAVPEVIAGWWTDPAGRKHVRVIGRTRSRYSRARSETQLRVLPPWWHVYPEAVLGVRGARGDGERYVAACRCGAIGTPESLGWMGDTCGPCFDQLSDGGRPAGGFGQFAGWSVNLTRFGFTTDGRGLLGQGLSGAFRTVSRADGSEVTGRKRLSNHISAIAAGAGGAVVALHDGGIYRWDDGTADLEHVLRSRQVWGRVALASNATRLTLVAYQQALTVDLTADRPQYERSPAVEGVSSLRYTPDGKRLIGLTFTGELRELDVARGKAIPIRAGAFGDQPGGYAPSTEFALTADGSAALVRRQSYNPHRVLVRHVPLAGGPVVELKVPDWHQPTALAYSPDGAHAVTAETESGWVGFWDVSSGKSLGFVRAVLEDHAWRGGQAEFAPDGSAVAVSYSTGHPGHGSTVAVWPWPDVLRAAGA, encoded by the coding sequence GTGTCGATCTTTGATAAGCGCTTGATCGACCCCGACGAGGGGGCGCTGGCGGGCGCGCTCGGCCGGGCGATGCGGGCCGCGAACCGCGACAACCGGTATCAGGATAACCGGATGTCGCGGGACGCGGCGTTCTGGGGACGGTTTTCGCAGGACGTACTCCGGAGCGGCGGCGCGGCCGGGCGGCGGCGGTCGTGCAAGGGCGGGCGGGCGGTGCCGGAGGTGATCGCCGGCTGGTGGACCGACCCGGCCGGGCGCAAGCACGTGCGCGTAATCGGCCGAACGCGGTCGCGGTACTCGCGCGCCCGGAGCGAGACACAGCTCCGCGTCCTCCCGCCGTGGTGGCACGTGTACCCCGAGGCGGTGCTCGGCGTGCGGGGCGCGCGCGGCGACGGCGAGCGGTACGTCGCGGCGTGCCGGTGCGGGGCGATCGGCACGCCGGAGTCGCTCGGGTGGATGGGGGACACCTGCGGCCCGTGCTTCGACCAGCTCTCGGACGGCGGGCGGCCGGCCGGCGGGTTCGGCCAGTTCGCCGGGTGGAGCGTGAACCTGACGCGGTTCGGGTTCACGACCGACGGGCGCGGGCTGCTCGGTCAGGGGCTGTCCGGCGCGTTCCGCACCGTGTCCCGCGCCGACGGGAGCGAGGTGACCGGGCGCAAGCGGCTGAGCAACCACATCTCGGCCATCGCGGCGGGGGCGGGCGGCGCCGTGGTCGCGCTGCACGACGGCGGCATCTACCGGTGGGACGACGGGACGGCGGACCTGGAGCACGTGCTGCGGTCGCGCCAGGTGTGGGGCCGGGTCGCGCTGGCCTCGAACGCGACCCGGTTGACACTGGTCGCCTACCAACAGGCGCTGACCGTCGACCTCACCGCCGACCGGCCGCAGTACGAGCGGAGCCCGGCGGTCGAGGGCGTCAGCTCGCTGAGGTACACGCCGGACGGAAAGCGGCTCATCGGCCTCACGTTCACCGGCGAGCTGCGGGAACTGGACGTGGCCCGCGGCAAAGCGATCCCGATCCGGGCGGGGGCGTTCGGCGACCAACCGGGCGGGTACGCGCCGTCCACCGAGTTCGCCCTGACGGCCGACGGCTCGGCCGCGCTGGTGCGGCGCCAGTCGTACAACCCGCACCGCGTGCTGGTGCGGCACGTGCCGCTCGCCGGCGGTCCGGTGGTGGAACTGAAGGTGCCGGACTGGCACCAGCCGACGGCGCTGGCGTACAGCCCCGACGGGGCGCACGCCGTGACCGCGGAGACCGAGAGCGGGTGGGTGGGGTTCTGGGACGTGTCGAGCGGGAAGTCGCTCGGGTTCGTGCGCGCGGTGCTCGAGGACCACGCGTGGCGCGGGGGGCAGGCGGAGTTCGCCCCGGACGGCTCGGCGGTCGCGGTGTCGTACAGCACCGGGCACCCGGGCCACGGCTCGACGGTTGCGGTTTGGCCGTGGCCGGACGTGCTCCGCGCCGCCGGGGCGTGA
- the rsmH gene encoding 16S rRNA (cytosine(1402)-N(4))-methyltransferase RsmH translates to MSDEQPEPPKKKKKRPFWRKRVRRSTAEGAHIPVLLAEVLAALDPRPGQTVVDCTLGFAGHSLELLRRVAPDGLLIATDLDVGNIEPARPKLEEAGGLFGLHHTNFAGLPTVLAIEGVTAVDAVLADLGMSSMQVDDRDRGFSFMRDGPLDMRMDRTRGRTAAQLLATLSRDELAACFSELGDEPQAGAIADAVVRERQTAPVERTKQLRALIEAAAPVRIDRAPGAPPERKQLLAPVTRVFQALRILTNRELASLQQLLRVLPTVLKPGGVAAIISFHSGEDRLVKAAFRDGLRAGVYSSVSPDAIRSTFEERRANPRARSAKLRVARRAEAPPDAEPAG, encoded by the coding sequence ATGTCAGACGAGCAACCTGAGCCGCCGAAGAAAAAGAAAAAACGTCCGTTCTGGCGGAAGCGCGTCCGGCGCTCCACCGCCGAGGGGGCGCACATCCCGGTCCTGCTCGCCGAAGTGCTGGCCGCGCTCGACCCGCGCCCGGGGCAGACGGTCGTCGACTGCACGCTCGGGTTCGCGGGGCACTCGCTCGAACTGCTCCGCCGGGTCGCGCCCGACGGCCTGCTGATCGCCACCGACCTCGACGTGGGGAACATCGAACCCGCGCGACCCAAACTCGAAGAGGCCGGCGGGCTGTTTGGCCTCCACCACACGAACTTCGCGGGGCTCCCCACGGTGCTCGCGATCGAAGGGGTGACCGCGGTGGACGCGGTGCTCGCGGACCTCGGCATGTCGAGCATGCAGGTGGACGACCGCGACCGCGGGTTCTCCTTCATGCGGGACGGGCCGCTCGATATGCGCATGGACCGCACCCGCGGGCGCACCGCGGCGCAGCTCCTCGCCACGCTTTCGCGCGACGAACTCGCGGCCTGCTTCTCCGAACTCGGCGACGAGCCCCAGGCCGGGGCCATTGCCGATGCGGTCGTGCGCGAGCGGCAAACGGCGCCCGTCGAGCGCACGAAGCAGTTGCGCGCCCTTATTGAAGCGGCCGCCCCGGTGCGGATCGACCGCGCCCCCGGGGCGCCGCCCGAGCGCAAGCAGTTGCTCGCACCGGTGACGCGGGTGTTCCAGGCGCTCCGCATCCTCACCAACCGCGAGCTGGCCAGCCTCCAGCAGCTCCTGCGCGTGCTGCCAACGGTTCTGAAACCCGGCGGGGTGGCCGCGATCATTTCGTTCCACAGCGGCGAGGACCGGCTCGTGAAGGCCGCGTTCCGCGACGGGCTGCGCGCCGGCGTTTACAGCTCCGTCAGCCCCGACGCGATCCGGTCCACCTTCGAGGAGCGTCGCGCGAACCCGCGGGCGCGGTCCGCGAAGCTCCGCGTCGCCCGCCGCGCGGAAGCCCCTCCCGATGCCGAACCGGCGGGCTGA
- a CDS encoding DUF72 domain-containing protein, which translates to MNVRIGTAGYAYPAWVGGFYPPGTAQHDMLPFYATRFACVEINSSFYRPPTREQVAKMARRSPPGFGFTLKVPKTVSHERSDDDVPAFKTAADHLAGAGKLLGLIFQLPESFRNTADNRNWLARTGGQLRPHRVAVEFRHRSWAAPNLSEWMEHIGMDLVSVGVPDVPTLFPRGLRVANRRVYARLHSQTAENWYQDGKLRYAYDYTEGQLREWADGLRRMAEADRADEALVFFNNCVGTRPPSLEPTADEYQRAGMPDAIANAKRLDKVLRDTPGISVIAPAPTPSLFDE; encoded by the coding sequence ATGAACGTCCGGATCGGCACCGCGGGGTACGCGTACCCCGCGTGGGTCGGTGGGTTTTACCCGCCCGGCACCGCCCAGCACGACATGCTCCCCTTCTACGCCACGCGGTTCGCGTGCGTCGAAATCAACTCGTCCTTCTACCGCCCGCCGACGCGCGAACAGGTCGCCAAAATGGCCCGCCGCTCGCCGCCCGGGTTCGGCTTCACGCTCAAGGTGCCCAAGACCGTCAGCCACGAGCGCTCCGACGACGACGTGCCGGCGTTCAAGACCGCGGCGGACCACCTCGCGGGCGCCGGGAAGTTGCTCGGGCTGATTTTTCAACTCCCCGAGAGCTTCCGCAACACCGCCGACAACCGGAACTGGCTCGCGCGGACCGGGGGGCAACTGCGCCCGCACCGCGTGGCCGTGGAGTTCCGGCACCGGTCGTGGGCCGCGCCCAACCTGTCCGAGTGGATGGAGCACATCGGCATGGATCTGGTGAGCGTGGGCGTGCCGGACGTGCCGACGCTGTTCCCGCGCGGGCTACGGGTCGCGAACCGGCGCGTGTACGCACGGCTCCATTCGCAGACCGCCGAGAACTGGTACCAGGACGGGAAGTTGCGGTACGCTTACGACTACACCGAGGGGCAACTGCGCGAGTGGGCCGACGGGCTGAGGCGGATGGCGGAGGCGGACCGCGCCGACGAGGCACTGGTTTTCTTCAACAACTGCGTGGGAACGCGGCCCCCGAGTCTGGAACCCACGGCAGACGAGTACCAGCGGGCCGGAATGCCGGACGCCATCGCGAACGCCAAACGCCTGGATAAGGTTCTCCGTGACACGCCGGGCATTTCGGTGATCGCCCCCGCGCCGACGCCCAGCCTCTTCGACGAGTGA
- a CDS encoding nucleoside hydrolase — translation MPRKVVIVADPGIDTTFAVALALNDPSLEVVGLLPTAGNVSAEQATANVHTLIDVFDPPKWPKLGSALPVRYDADGTALHGPGGFGGVTFPSATRHTLHPADKVLCELAHEHPRQITVINLGPLTTLATALDRDPVLPAVLDQTVIIGGCWREPGNAGPAAEFHIHLDPDAAKRVFAGELNPLLIPLDATRKLIFSPRDLLDLPNPDSRACQFLRQIVPFGIRASSNLYGIEGFHLKDVLGVVAVAVAGCVSSEPHFVDVETKGELTRGMTVIDTRANPTGPPNARVATGVAVADVRAYIERILKAAH, via the coding sequence ATGCCACGCAAGGTCGTCATCGTCGCAGACCCCGGCATCGACACCACGTTCGCCGTTGCGCTCGCACTCAACGACCCGAGCCTTGAAGTGGTGGGGCTCCTCCCCACCGCCGGGAACGTGTCCGCGGAACAGGCCACCGCCAACGTCCACACCCTCATTGATGTCTTCGATCCCCCGAAGTGGCCGAAGCTCGGGTCGGCGCTGCCCGTCCGGTACGACGCCGACGGCACCGCGCTCCACGGCCCGGGCGGGTTCGGCGGGGTCACGTTCCCGTCCGCCACGCGGCACACGCTGCACCCCGCGGACAAGGTGCTTTGCGAACTCGCCCACGAGCACCCGCGGCAGATCACCGTCATCAACCTCGGGCCGCTCACCACGCTCGCAACGGCCCTCGACCGCGATCCGGTGCTGCCCGCGGTGCTCGACCAGACGGTCATCATCGGGGGCTGCTGGCGCGAGCCCGGGAACGCCGGCCCCGCGGCCGAGTTCCACATCCACCTCGACCCCGACGCCGCCAAACGGGTGTTCGCCGGCGAACTGAACCCGCTGCTGATTCCGCTCGACGCCACGCGCAAGCTGATCTTCTCCCCGCGTGACTTACTCGACCTCCCGAACCCGGACTCGCGGGCGTGCCAGTTTTTGCGCCAAATTGTACCGTTCGGCATCCGCGCCAGTTCCAACCTGTACGGGATCGAGGGGTTCCACCTGAAGGACGTGCTCGGGGTGGTGGCGGTGGCTGTTGCCGGGTGCGTCAGCAGCGAGCCGCACTTCGTAGATGTCGAAACGAAGGGCGAGTTGACCCGCGGCATGACCGTGATCGACACCCGGGCGAACCCGACCGGCCCGCCGAACGCCCGCGTCGCGACCGGTGTTGCGGTTGCCGACGTGAGAGCGTACATCGAGCGCATACTGAAGGCCGCGCACTGA
- a CDS encoding cupin domain-containing protein: MTADDVIRLLQLQPHPVEGGFFRETYRSAATLPAAALPSHKADRSVSTAIYYLLKPGHVSELHVLPGDEVFHFYLGAPVRMLQLWPDGTGREVVLGSNVAAGEVPQLVVPGGVWQGTRLAGDSGFALLGCTVAPGFDYADYTGATRAELTAKWPAFAGPIAELTPRG, encoded by the coding sequence ATGACCGCAGACGACGTGATCCGCCTGCTGCAGTTGCAGCCGCACCCGGTCGAGGGCGGGTTCTTCCGCGAGACGTACCGCTCCGCCGCGACCCTCCCCGCCGCGGCGCTGCCGTCGCACAAGGCAGACCGCAGCGTATCGACCGCAATTTACTACCTGCTCAAGCCGGGTCACGTGTCCGAGCTGCACGTCCTTCCGGGCGACGAGGTGTTCCACTTTTACCTCGGCGCGCCGGTGCGGATGCTGCAATTGTGGCCCGACGGCACCGGCCGCGAGGTCGTGCTCGGGTCGAACGTTGCGGCCGGCGAGGTGCCGCAGCTCGTGGTACCCGGCGGGGTGTGGCAGGGCACCCGCCTCGCCGGCGACAGCGGCTTCGCGCTGCTCGGCTGCACCGTCGCGCCGGGGTTCGATTACGCCGATTACACGGGCGCGACCCGCGCCGAGCTGACCGCCAAGTGGCCCGCGTTCGCCGGGCCGATCGCCGAACTGACCCCGCGCGGCTGA
- a CDS encoding serine/threonine-protein kinase: MESTRLHDSLPHPSTLPLAGGGGTTDELTAHYRAILSGTDPGWAAGCRDLNLVGRGGQGVVFFARREGSDGFALPVALKVFSPEQFRTAEAYTEDMARIAAVAARVAAVQHENLVAVHHFSEHRGVRVMRMEWVDGIDLRLVLTPATLERTRARLGPEHLRFVEDVVLTDGPAQPRIKPGVATHILRDCLAALAALHREGITHGDLKPANVMLKRTGSAKVVDVGSAADLRSAEGRRAWSPLYAAPEVLDGAPVTPQSDLASLGYVLIEMMAGRSPFEGFVGVSGLIESKRTLEHRLADVLPHEVVGSDLLVSLCRRLVAADPEKRFPDAEAADLGRRGAAAFHRQLVKGDLASEYGNDLRVWLDALAGDGSSHG, encoded by the coding sequence ATGGAGTCCACGCGCTTACATGACAGCTTACCTCACCCCAGCACGCTCCCGCTCGCCGGGGGCGGCGGCACGACGGACGAGTTGACCGCCCACTACCGCGCGATCCTCTCCGGAACCGACCCGGGCTGGGCCGCCGGGTGCCGCGACCTGAACCTCGTCGGCCGCGGCGGGCAGGGCGTGGTGTTCTTCGCGCGCCGCGAGGGCTCCGACGGGTTCGCCCTGCCCGTCGCGCTGAAGGTGTTCTCGCCGGAACAGTTCCGCACCGCGGAGGCGTACACCGAGGACATGGCCCGGATCGCGGCGGTGGCCGCGCGGGTCGCCGCGGTGCAGCACGAGAACCTGGTCGCGGTGCACCACTTCAGCGAGCACCGCGGCGTCCGCGTCATGCGGATGGAGTGGGTGGACGGCATCGACCTGCGCCTGGTGCTCACGCCGGCCACCCTGGAGCGGACCCGCGCGCGGCTCGGCCCGGAGCACCTGCGGTTCGTCGAGGACGTGGTGCTGACGGACGGCCCCGCCCAACCGCGGATCAAGCCGGGGGTGGCGACCCACATCCTCCGCGACTGCCTCGCGGCGCTGGCCGCGCTCCACCGCGAGGGGATCACGCACGGCGACCTCAAGCCGGCCAACGTGATGCTCAAGCGGACCGGCTCCGCGAAGGTGGTGGACGTCGGGTCCGCGGCGGACCTGCGGTCGGCGGAGGGGCGCCGCGCGTGGTCCCCGCTGTACGCCGCCCCGGAGGTGCTCGACGGCGCGCCGGTCACCCCGCAGTCCGACCTCGCGAGCCTGGGGTACGTGCTCATCGAGATGATGGCCGGGCGGTCCCCGTTCGAGGGCTTCGTCGGGGTGTCGGGGCTGATCGAGTCGAAGCGCACGCTCGAGCACCGACTGGCGGACGTGCTGCCGCACGAGGTCGTCGGGAGCGACCTGCTCGTCAGCCTGTGCCGGCGCCTGGTCGCCGCCGACCCCGAGAAACGGTTCCCGGACGCGGAGGCCGCCGACCTGGGGCGCCGCGGCGCGGCCGCGTTCCACCGGCAGCTCGTGAAAGGGGACCTCGCGAGCGAGTACGGCAACGACCTGCGCGTGTGGCTCGACGCGCTGGCGGGTGACGGCAGCTCACACGGGTAG
- a CDS encoding SGNH/GDSL hydrolase family protein, which translates to MRFAHPVVLAGLFCAAPFAAAADAPPPLKKGEKIVFLGDSITQAGVGPKGYVTVIKGALHEAHKDLGIEVIGAGISGNKVPDLQRRLERDVLAKKPTLVVIYIGINDVWHGEKDPARGTPKDKFEAGLKEIIGKIKDGGARVVLCTPTVIGEKKAGANKLDAQLDEYADVSRKVAKETGSQLCDLRKAFVDHIAKNNSADKDRGVLTTDTVHLNDAGNKLVADTIRATIDK; encoded by the coding sequence ATGCGATTTGCTCATCCGGTCGTGCTCGCCGGCCTGTTCTGCGCTGCCCCGTTTGCCGCCGCCGCGGACGCCCCGCCCCCGCTCAAAAAGGGCGAGAAGATCGTGTTCCTCGGCGATTCGATCACACAGGCCGGGGTCGGCCCCAAGGGGTACGTCACGGTCATCAAGGGGGCGCTCCACGAAGCGCACAAGGACCTGGGGATCGAGGTGATCGGGGCCGGCATCAGCGGGAACAAGGTGCCCGACCTCCAGCGGCGGCTCGAAAGGGACGTGCTCGCGAAGAAGCCGACACTGGTGGTGATCTACATCGGGATCAACGACGTGTGGCACGGCGAGAAGGACCCCGCAAGGGGCACCCCGAAGGACAAGTTCGAGGCGGGGCTGAAGGAGATCATTGGTAAGATCAAGGACGGCGGGGCGCGGGTGGTCCTTTGCACGCCCACGGTCATCGGCGAGAAAAAGGCGGGCGCGAACAAGCTCGACGCCCAGCTCGACGAGTACGCCGACGTGAGCCGCAAGGTGGCGAAGGAAACCGGGTCGCAACTGTGCGACCTGCGCAAGGCGTTCGTGGACCACATCGCCAAGAACAACTCCGCCGATAAGGACAGGGGCGTCCTGACCACC